The following coding sequences are from one Candidatus Thorarchaeota archaeon window:
- a CDS encoding VWA domain-containing protein, with protein MGTKARIDPIPSMVVEFAQEFVSRMRARQDLKQKPSIRQTEAIPQFLSARYFKQGRLSLDDLVEAAVYTTFPADQKVARDVAEDIVLGREDEEKTLLETQQKKQKQKKAKKAVTDSLNEVINTILREQELSEKIETEKISDGYNYLRKLKNSDKDDLLNSATDYLTEGDIVLRGISNDERLKQEASQELLERIGGLSSRDIENSKTLDSLDQVCSSHNRAESLAAKALRGDSDVQKEFNDLAQRDPATGARALSHMKDIGSPKKATRDAMQKKLEDSIQNLEEMTSYASHLNELPKNSDSHVQSAPQEFAFDESMRMVNQIKNHTGKSLHDQLMKEYDSQFSKGASENVDHHQLGENATPQQNWKNLVKKVTDRTIERAQSRSAPAEYLLKKLAQHSKLSKDLPGQCKHTWNQQMQQLSDEAIKQSQSKAHMRKNVRRARRMGTGPSEQAIRQRGQELGMSESEILELVNPSFEVAKKLIKQGVKDFDRLHGLISSAGLSQSQLKELADMANRMGNASALGAIGHVDLQAALGMAGRRHRGGGEPDPQRADMALRGLLGGPATNIVTIWYTYRESLPPEFKRRLKQIAKRLLIDLGKSFARAVMGSSMLGGIQPSTTVRPFRIGDDIDLIDLEETLSHLLSEGRTDFRTLRPDDFLITETYHGHRAFYWALDKSGSMHHPKKLGMLSISVMAGLYGIQKDDFGVVLFDNTTHIVKDMADSAKSVEKVASNLLDLRASGGTGGASSIRLALQNFEKTRAREKVFIFCTDVYLSDQSECTELMAKIKKQGIDTIILVPAAEYDRKSADELAKSSHGVVLDIDSIDELPQRLLRLTNY; from the coding sequence ATGGGAACAAAAGCAAGAATTGACCCTATTCCGAGCATGGTAGTGGAGTTCGCTCAGGAATTTGTCTCTCGAATGAGGGCCCGCCAAGACCTCAAGCAGAAACCAAGCATAAGACAGACCGAAGCCATTCCACAATTTTTGAGTGCACGGTATTTCAAACAAGGAAGACTTAGTCTTGACGATTTGGTCGAAGCTGCAGTCTATACGACATTCCCAGCTGACCAGAAGGTGGCGAGGGATGTAGCTGAAGACATCGTGCTTGGAAGAGAAGATGAGGAGAAAACATTACTCGAAACACAACAGAAGAAACAGAAGCAAAAGAAAGCAAAGAAGGCAGTCACTGATTCACTCAATGAAGTCATCAATACTATATTGCGAGAACAGGAACTATCTGAAAAAATTGAAACTGAGAAAATTTCGGATGGCTACAACTACCTGCGAAAACTGAAGAATTCAGACAAAGACGACTTGCTGAATTCTGCTACAGACTATCTCACAGAAGGCGATATAGTCTTACGCGGTATCTCTAATGATGAGAGGCTTAAACAAGAAGCATCCCAAGAGCTTCTAGAACGGATTGGAGGTCTCAGCTCTAGGGATATAGAGAATTCCAAGACACTAGACAGTCTTGACCAAGTTTGTTCATCGCATAACAGAGCTGAATCTCTAGCAGCCAAGGCGCTACGAGGTGATTCAGATGTCCAGAAAGAATTCAATGACCTGGCCCAGCGAGATCCTGCTACTGGGGCCAGGGCTCTATCGCACATGAAGGATATTGGGTCGCCAAAGAAAGCCACCCGAGATGCTATGCAAAAAAAGTTGGAAGATTCAATCCAGAATCTGGAGGAAATGACTTCGTATGCTTCGCATCTGAATGAATTGCCCAAGAATTCTGATTCTCATGTGCAGTCAGCTCCACAAGAATTTGCTTTTGATGAATCAATGAGAATGGTGAATCAAATCAAGAACCATACTGGCAAATCGCTCCACGACCAATTAATGAAAGAATATGATTCTCAATTCAGTAAAGGTGCATCAGAAAATGTAGACCACCACCAGCTTGGTGAGAATGCTACCCCACAACAGAATTGGAAGAATCTAGTAAAGAAAGTGACAGATAGGACTATTGAACGAGCACAGTCACGTTCCGCACCAGCCGAGTATTTACTCAAGAAACTGGCGCAGCACAGCAAGCTAAGCAAGGATTTGCCTGGTCAATGCAAGCATACCTGGAACCAACAGATGCAACAGCTCAGTGATGAAGCTATCAAGCAATCGCAGTCAAAAGCACACATGCGAAAGAATGTTAGGAGAGCAAGAAGAATGGGTACCGGTCCCTCAGAACAGGCCATTCGCCAAAGAGGGCAAGAACTGGGAATGAGTGAAAGTGAAATTCTCGAGCTTGTGAACCCTTCTTTCGAAGTAGCCAAGAAGCTGATCAAGCAAGGCGTTAAAGATTTCGATCGATTGCATGGGCTGATATCCTCGGCTGGACTTAGTCAATCTCAGCTCAAAGAGCTAGCCGACATGGCAAACAGGATGGGAAACGCTTCAGCCTTGGGAGCGATTGGGCATGTTGATTTGCAGGCCGCGCTGGGAATGGCCGGGCGCCGACACAGGGGTGGTGGAGAACCGGACCCGCAAAGAGCAGACATGGCACTGAGAGGGCTACTCGGAGGACCAGCCACAAACATTGTCACAATTTGGTATACATACCGAGAAAGTCTGCCACCAGAATTCAAGAGAAGATTGAAGCAGATTGCGAAACGTCTGCTGATTGATCTGGGCAAAAGCTTCGCCCGGGCAGTAATGGGATCATCGATGTTGGGCGGCATCCAACCATCTACCACAGTGCGTCCATTTCGCATTGGTGATGATATCGATCTCATTGATTTAGAGGAAACCCTGTCACACCTTCTTTCCGAGGGCCGTACAGATTTCCGCACGTTGCGGCCAGACGATTTCCTAATCACTGAAACATATCATGGACATAGGGCCTTCTACTGGGCTCTTGACAAAAGCGGTTCCATGCATCACCCGAAGAAACTCGGTATGCTTTCGATTTCCGTCATGGCAGGGCTCTACGGCATACAGAAAGATGACTTCGGAGTCGTTCTATTTGATAATACAACACATATCGTTAAGGACATGGCGGATTCAGCCAAGTCAGTTGAGAAGGTAGCATCGAATCTTCTTGATCTTAGGGCCAGCGGAGGTACTGGAGGAGCAAGTTCGATTCGACTTGCTCTCCAGAATTTTGAGAAGACAAGAGCTAGAGAGAAAGTATTCATTTTCTGTACAGATGTCTACCTAAGTGACCAATCGGAATGTACAGAATTAATGGCCAAAATTAAGAAACAGGGAATCGATACGATTATTCTTGTGCCAGCAGCTGAATATGACCGAAAATCAGCTGATGAACTGGCCAAGTCATCTCACGGTGTTGTCCTTGACATCGATTCTATTGATGAGTTACCTCAAAGACTCTTGCGGCTGACTAACTACTGA
- the ade gene encoding adenine deaminase, giving the protein MFLERPDEYPLDQMVDVAAGRTRADIVLKNGSVVNVFTGEVTEGDIAIHGGYVAGIGEYQGREIIDIEGKYVAPSFIDGHVHVESSMVMPLQYARAVVPHGTGAVVADPHEIANVLGMEGIMYMSKSMRGGPMSFYIMIPSCVPSTELETNGVSLDFLDIKPLLSEDYVLGLAEAMNYQGVVTRDPDIFEKIRVTLKRGKRIDGHAPGLEGLDLNAYAAARITSEHEATTLEEAKEKLAAGMHIHIREGSTARNLADLAGIIKPETAMFCSFVTDDRNTLDLIERGHIDGMIRTAVKLGVDPILAIKVATISTAKHYGIHQAGAVAPGYHADLVVLDSLQDIGVDMVFKSGHLVAKDGEMTGEFGVKESPHLRRSINIHWLEPEDFQVPAKGDRMNVIGMVPNQIVTNHLVEETNIEDGLAVSDTDRDLAKVAIIERHNATEPRAIGFVKGSGIKEGAMVSSIAHDSHNIVVISTNDGDLIEAAVQILRMQGGISVVRDGEILASLALPIAGLMSDQPIEHVSKKLKDLREAAQTIGTSLEEPFMAMAFLSLPVIPELKITDKGLVDVDKFRIIDLFDTPD; this is encoded by the coding sequence ATGTTCCTAGAACGCCCTGACGAGTATCCCCTCGATCAAATGGTTGATGTTGCAGCAGGTCGAACTCGGGCAGATATTGTTTTGAAGAATGGTTCGGTTGTCAATGTCTTTACTGGCGAAGTAACTGAAGGGGATATCGCTATCCATGGTGGCTACGTAGCAGGAATCGGTGAGTATCAGGGTAGAGAAATCATAGATATAGAAGGGAAATATGTTGCACCCTCGTTTATCGATGGCCATGTTCATGTCGAATCGAGTATGGTCATGCCGCTTCAATATGCTCGAGCTGTTGTTCCACATGGTACTGGTGCAGTAGTAGCAGACCCCCATGAAATAGCTAATGTACTGGGTATGGAGGGTATCATGTACATGAGCAAGAGCATGCGTGGAGGGCCAATGAGTTTCTATATCATGATTCCATCCTGTGTACCGTCAACTGAACTAGAAACAAACGGGGTATCCCTAGATTTCTTGGACATAAAACCTCTCTTGAGCGAAGACTATGTCTTAGGTCTGGCAGAAGCTATGAATTACCAAGGCGTTGTCACCAGAGACCCAGATATATTTGAAAAAATCCGAGTGACTCTAAAAAGAGGGAAACGAATCGACGGGCATGCTCCGGGTCTAGAAGGCCTTGATTTGAATGCTTATGCTGCAGCAAGGATAACATCGGAACATGAAGCAACAACCTTGGAAGAGGCAAAGGAAAAACTCGCAGCAGGAATGCATATTCATATCCGAGAAGGTTCAACCGCTCGGAATCTGGCTGACCTGGCTGGAATCATCAAACCAGAAACAGCCATGTTCTGCAGCTTCGTGACCGATGACCGCAATACGCTGGATCTCATTGAGCGAGGGCATATCGACGGCATGATACGCACAGCAGTCAAATTGGGTGTTGATCCCATTCTGGCAATCAAGGTGGCTACAATATCAACAGCCAAGCATTATGGAATCCATCAGGCAGGAGCTGTTGCTCCTGGTTATCACGCCGATCTGGTCGTATTGGACTCTCTCCAAGATATTGGAGTAGATATGGTCTTCAAGAGTGGTCATCTCGTTGCTAAAGACGGCGAAATGACTGGAGAATTTGGCGTCAAGGAATCACCCCATCTCAGAAGGTCTATAAACATACACTGGCTGGAACCTGAAGATTTCCAAGTGCCGGCAAAAGGAGATAGAATGAATGTCATCGGGATGGTGCCAAATCAAATAGTCACAAATCATCTAGTCGAAGAAACCAACATAGAGGACGGACTTGCGGTATCGGATACAGACAGAGATTTGGCCAAAGTTGCAATTATCGAAAGGCACAACGCCACTGAACCACGAGCCATTGGTTTTGTGAAAGGGTCCGGCATTAAAGAAGGTGCTATGGTATCTTCAATTGCACATGACAGCCATAATATCGTAGTTATCTCAACAAACGATGGGGATCTCATAGAAGCTGCTGTTCAAATCCTCAGAATGCAGGGTGGTATTTCAGTTGTACGAGATGGTGAGATTCTAGCATCACTTGCACTCCCTATTGCAGGACTCATGTCCGACCAACCAATAGAACATGTGAGCAAGAAACTCAAGGATTTGCGAGAAGCTGCCCAAACGATTGGGACCTCGCTTGAAGAGCCATTCATGGCGATGGCATTTCTATCATTGCCGGTGATTCCAGAGCTGAAAATCACTGACAAGGGGCTTGTCGACGTAGACAAGTTCAGGATTATCGATTTATTCGATACCCCAGACTAA
- a CDS encoding leucine-rich repeat protein: MSDISISYKTKSGTDSERTYDTETDSVNLSGCDITHINLEQFNQFLNLKKLDLSANWLETIVLDPLSEQKELEYLDLSSNRLTEIDLWPTESMNLKFLSLAINKIRNINLAPLAFSVKLEELYLQTNSIQNIELVALSHCKQLRFLRLDDNEIYAIDLDALAGCARLQELFLESNPLETIDLSPLRGCEQLEGLWLRDIGLLAINLHPLSESKSLLWLDLTDNELHFLDITPLMNCRDLESVMVDDSVILIADIKYKERDFPYALKKFRDRIYWPES, from the coding sequence GTGAGCGACATCTCAATTAGCTACAAAACGAAAAGCGGTACTGATTCCGAGAGGACGTACGATACTGAAACTGATTCCGTGAATCTCTCAGGATGCGATATCACCCACATCAACCTTGAGCAATTCAATCAATTTCTAAATCTCAAGAAGTTGGACTTGTCAGCCAACTGGCTTGAGACTATTGTTCTGGATCCGCTCAGTGAGCAAAAAGAACTCGAATATCTCGATCTCAGTTCCAACAGACTCACAGAAATCGATTTGTGGCCCACGGAAAGCATGAATTTGAAGTTTCTTTCATTGGCCATAAACAAAATCCGAAATATCAATTTGGCTCCGCTGGCATTCAGTGTCAAATTGGAGGAATTATACCTTCAGACAAATTCCATCCAAAATATTGAATTGGTTGCGTTGAGCCATTGCAAGCAGTTGAGATTTCTTCGATTAGATGACAATGAGATCTATGCCATAGACCTAGATGCTTTGGCGGGATGCGCTCGGCTACAAGAGTTATTCTTGGAGAGCAACCCTCTTGAGACTATTGATTTGAGCCCGCTAAGGGGGTGTGAGCAGCTGGAAGGTCTCTGGCTTAGAGATATAGGGCTCCTCGCGATTAATCTACATCCATTGTCAGAATCAAAAAGCCTCCTTTGGCTTGATTTGACCGATAACGAACTTCATTTCTTGGATATCACTCCACTCATGAATTGCCGAGACTTGGAATCCGTTATGGTGGATGACTCAGTCATACTCATAGCTGACATCAAGTACAAAGAACGTGATTTCCCCTACGCTCTCAAGAAGTTTCGAGACAGAATATACTGGCCTGAAAGCTAG
- a CDS encoding PH domain-containing protein has translation MTQEQQQSEEESVVTQPPDEKEKLVAIFRPSRAGRLIHYAVGFVAFISGTLFNVMSAGSIIPYSTISWNMGVGAIVFGLVIVLGVEAARRYTLYVVTTWNVRIRTGIISKHTRRVFYDDISKVEIASEPQEIAVGIGDVVIYRESDAEEPVLVMKDINNPRGIRELIMRFVKTTEEPTSWSHIEKTVVAPW, from the coding sequence ATGACACAGGAACAACAGCAGAGCGAGGAAGAATCAGTTGTTACTCAGCCTCCTGACGAAAAGGAGAAGCTGGTGGCCATATTTCGGCCAAGCCGTGCTGGCAGACTCATCCATTACGCAGTTGGTTTTGTAGCATTCATCTCTGGTACACTCTTCAATGTCATGAGTGCAGGCAGTATCATACCTTACAGCACTATTTCGTGGAATATGGGGGTAGGCGCAATTGTTTTTGGCCTTGTTATCGTCCTTGGGGTCGAGGCTGCGAGGAGATATACTCTATATGTCGTCACGACTTGGAACGTGCGCATAAGAACAGGCATCATCAGTAAACACACTAGAAGGGTGTTCTACGACGACATCAGTAAGGTTGAAATCGCTAGTGAACCTCAGGAAATCGCAGTTGGGATAGGAGATGTTGTCATCTATAGGGAAAGCGATGCGGAGGAACCTGTTCTTGTCATGAAGGACATAAACAATCCTAGAGGAATACGCGAGCTCATCATGAGATTCGTCAAAACCACAGAAGAGCCAACTAGCTGGTCACATATAGAGAAGACTGTAGTCGCTCCCTGGTAG
- a CDS encoding 3-isopropylmalate dehydratase, giving the protein MTWYDTITGRAWVFGDDIDTDQIIQGRYLTCLDYSEMAKHTLEIPRPEFADEVEESDVIVAGNNFGGGSSREEAPQVIKESGVGCVVAESFARIFYRNAINIGLPIMRIEETSSIPDGAEVEVSLESATVTVKDSSDTISGEPLPSVMKDILQAGGAIPWFKKMRNENGFP; this is encoded by the coding sequence ATGACTTGGTATGATACCATAACTGGCAGAGCATGGGTTTTCGGTGATGATATCGATACTGACCAGATTATCCAGGGTCGTTATCTTACTTGCTTGGACTATTCGGAAATGGCAAAGCATACCTTGGAGATTCCAAGACCTGAGTTTGCCGATGAAGTAGAGGAAAGCGATGTTATTGTCGCGGGAAACAATTTCGGTGGTGGATCTTCCAGAGAGGAGGCTCCACAGGTCATCAAAGAATCAGGTGTTGGCTGTGTTGTCGCGGAGTCATTTGCCCGGATATTTTATCGGAACGCAATCAACATCGGATTGCCGATTATGAGGATTGAAGAAACTTCTTCTATTCCAGATGGGGCGGAAGTTGAGGTATCTCTTGAATCAGCAACCGTGACAGTCAAAGACTCCAGCGATACGATATCTGGTGAACCCCTTCCAAGCGTGATGAAAGATATTCTCCAAGCTGGTGGGGCAATTCCCTGGTTCAAAAAGATGCGAAATGAAAATGGTTTTCCGTAG
- a CDS encoding MoxR family ATPase — MARTRDDFKKAFNRRLKAATEDELRIVIKEQYREAFDVLTDCENAGLIPGIIGPPGVGKTLLLRAYAKESGRDFHWVTGDEGVRPSHLVGSYNPALVLERGFSLDSFDPGPMLKCMVFGGVFGLNEANRLPEYVQNSLLEPLEERMANVPRIGRISADEEFFAVLTMNPEEMAGAHRLSEALRDRIRVWIRLGYPRKETEIEIVKVNCPEYKLSDHVLETIYDLVSSTRQSTDIEIPASIRAGISIARLASEMGQRKGGKDVNHSILSEAANYVLSGALRFRPGVDPEPAVNRIIRSTIGGKGAG; from the coding sequence ATGGCCAGAACAAGAGATGACTTCAAGAAAGCTTTCAATAGAAGACTCAAGGCAGCAACTGAAGACGAGCTTCGTATTGTGATAAAAGAACAATACCGAGAAGCATTCGACGTGCTTACAGATTGTGAAAACGCTGGACTCATACCAGGAATAATTGGGCCGCCGGGTGTAGGAAAGACTTTACTTCTTAGAGCATATGCAAAAGAGAGTGGAAGGGATTTCCACTGGGTAACAGGCGACGAAGGCGTGAGGCCCTCACATCTTGTGGGATCTTACAATCCGGCTCTAGTTCTCGAGCGAGGGTTCAGTCTCGATTCATTCGATCCAGGGCCCATGTTGAAATGCATGGTTTTCGGCGGAGTATTCGGTCTTAATGAAGCAAATAGGTTACCTGAATATGTGCAGAACTCACTTCTAGAACCGCTTGAAGAAAGAATGGCTAACGTTCCGAGGATTGGGCGTATCTCCGCTGATGAAGAATTCTTCGCGGTACTAACAATGAACCCGGAGGAGATGGCCGGTGCACATAGGCTAAGTGAGGCTCTTCGAGACAGAATCCGTGTATGGATACGACTAGGGTATCCGAGAAAAGAAACGGAGATTGAGATTGTCAAGGTAAACTGTCCAGAGTATAAGCTATCTGATCATGTTCTTGAAACAATCTACGACTTGGTATCGTCCACTAGACAATCTACGGATATAGAGATACCTGCGTCAATCAGAGCGGGAATATCCATCGCACGCCTAGCATCTGAGATGGGACAAAGAAAGGGGGGGAAAGATGTGAACCATTCTATACTCTCAGAAGCAGCAAACTACGTACTTAGTGGGGCATTGAGATTTAGGCCCGGTGTTGATCCCGAACCAGCTGTAAACCGTATCATCAGATCCACTATTGGGGGTAAGGGAGCTGGCTGA
- a CDS encoding isocitrate/isopropylmalate dehydrogenase family protein, with protein sequence MAKTYKVAVLPGDGIGKEVIPEAVRVMEEAASLIGGLRVEPERFSVGAEYYVDKGQEWSIEAEEFTKNEADAILFGAVGTSDVTGEPIRLLDGRHAGHSIVIGLRQELDLYANHRPAKLYEGVPTPLADKNHNDIDMVIIRENTEGLYAPIRGALKRGAETEVAVDSRLITKSGSSRVIRYAFDLARKRDGSPLDGRSRVTCVDKSNMLAGCNLFRSMFKEVAEDYQDIETDFAYVDAWTLWALTKPEFYDVLVAPNMFGDIISDLAGALQGGLGMAPSGNIGNKRAMFEPVHGSAPDIAGQNKANPIASILSVAMMYDWLGSKRKDKRCKEASLFIENAVQEVLKNASIRTPDICRGMWKDVEPSTTGDVTDAVVQAMAKIDANR encoded by the coding sequence TTGGCTAAAACATACAAAGTGGCCGTGCTACCAGGCGATGGTATAGGGAAAGAGGTTATTCCTGAAGCTGTCAGGGTCATGGAAGAAGCCGCTAGTTTGATTGGAGGCCTTCGTGTTGAACCTGAGAGATTTTCTGTGGGCGCAGAATATTATGTTGACAAAGGTCAAGAGTGGTCTATCGAAGCAGAAGAATTTACAAAAAACGAAGCAGACGCCATCTTGTTTGGAGCGGTTGGAACCTCTGATGTGACAGGGGAGCCAATTAGGTTACTGGACGGAAGACACGCTGGTCATAGCATAGTCATCGGCCTGAGACAAGAGCTAGATCTATATGCAAATCATCGCCCGGCCAAACTGTACGAAGGTGTTCCAACACCATTGGCTGATAAGAATCACAATGACATTGATATGGTGATTATCCGAGAAAACACGGAGGGTCTGTACGCACCCATTCGGGGGGCTTTGAAGCGGGGAGCAGAGACGGAAGTTGCAGTTGATAGCCGGCTGATTACAAAGAGTGGCTCGAGTCGGGTCATAAGATATGCTTTTGACTTGGCTAGAAAACGTGATGGATCTCCACTTGATGGTCGAAGTCGTGTGACATGTGTTGATAAGAGTAATATGCTTGCCGGGTGCAACCTTTTCCGAAGCATGTTCAAGGAAGTAGCAGAGGATTATCAGGATATTGAGACAGACTTTGCATATGTGGATGCTTGGACACTCTGGGCCCTGACTAAGCCTGAATTCTATGATGTATTGGTGGCCCCAAATATGTTCGGGGATATAATCAGTGACCTCGCGGGTGCCCTACAAGGAGGTCTCGGTATGGCGCCTTCCGGAAACATAGGGAACAAACGAGCCATGTTCGAACCAGTCCATGGTTCCGCACCGGATATAGCTGGACAAAACAAGGCCAATCCGATTGCTTCTATTCTATCAGTAGCAATGATGTATGATTGGCTTGGTTCGAAGCGAAAAGATAAGCGATGCAAGGAGGCATCCTTGTTTATCGAAAATGCAGTACAAGAAGTCTTGAAGAATGCAAGCATTCGCACTCCCGATATTTGTAGGGGGATGTGGAAGGATGTCGAACCCTCAACAACTGGAGATGTCACGGATGCTGTTGTTCAGGCAATGGCAAAAATCGATGCAAATAGGTGA
- a CDS encoding aryl-sulfate sulfotransferase, whose product MLKREHKLIIILLVIELAALPVFFGLLPNMQPFGMPLDIDYISEGQYQGNYLMSDNGGKVTIVNDHLEVLWQSDIPEVFVHEAELLPDGDVIVCDTAGERVYEIDIDDPSRIEWEWNPKKISDVNWTAVGNSWGWKESALDYVQSQEYREVDWTHINDAEWVNGSRKGRDYDSILISMRNFDMIVEVNYSQTKEIIWHYGEPLQKSKLNHQHNVDIRDNGNLIICDSENHRIVEIDYETKEVVWEYAPEFPEGELRWARDCDDIGNGTYMITDSNNGRVFFLDRDTKEILVEYGKDFLVQPYESDLVIIDGQERILVGDSPATAITIINPADGSFEHLGFSFIANYIRFTVGLIVVYYGFMFAIAYQEAEGEDITSKLKRLKVYKELINLAMIFTIFWFLGTFYRFLIEFGLFPVMDRIAWILVRAST is encoded by the coding sequence ATGTTGAAGCGAGAACACAAACTTATCATCATTCTGCTTGTCATTGAATTGGCCGCACTACCGGTCTTTTTTGGTCTCCTTCCTAATATGCAACCGTTTGGAATGCCTCTCGACATAGACTACATCTCCGAAGGTCAATACCAGGGGAACTATCTTATGTCGGACAATGGTGGGAAGGTCACAATCGTAAATGATCATCTGGAAGTGCTATGGCAAAGCGATATTCCGGAAGTCTTTGTTCATGAAGCAGAGTTGCTGCCAGACGGTGATGTTATTGTATGTGATACTGCAGGTGAACGGGTATACGAAATCGATATTGATGATCCATCCAGAATTGAATGGGAGTGGAATCCAAAGAAAATCAGTGATGTTAATTGGACAGCAGTTGGGAACAGCTGGGGATGGAAAGAATCTGCTTTAGATTATGTTCAGAGTCAAGAATATCGAGAAGTTGATTGGACGCATATTAACGATGCGGAGTGGGTTAATGGTTCAAGAAAAGGACGAGACTACGATTCCATACTCATATCCATGAGAAATTTCGATATGATTGTTGAAGTGAACTACTCCCAGACAAAGGAAATCATCTGGCATTATGGAGAACCTCTACAAAAAAGCAAGCTCAATCATCAACATAACGTAGATATTAGAGATAATGGTAATCTCATCATTTGTGATAGCGAAAACCACCGCATTGTGGAAATCGACTACGAAACTAAGGAAGTGGTCTGGGAGTATGCACCAGAGTTTCCCGAAGGCGAACTTAGGTGGGCAAGAGACTGCGACGACATTGGAAACGGTACGTATATGATTACCGATTCGAATAATGGGCGTGTATTCTTTCTAGATCGAGACACGAAGGAGATATTGGTGGAGTATGGCAAGGACTTCCTAGTTCAGCCTTACGAATCAGATCTTGTTATTATTGATGGTCAGGAAAGGATTCTCGTAGGTGACTCCCCAGCAACGGCTATTACGATCATCAACCCTGCAGACGGTTCTTTCGAGCATCTCGGTTTCTCATTCATTGCTAACTATATCCGTTTCACAGTTGGGCTCATTGTGGTTTACTACGGATTCATGTTCGCAATTGCATATCAGGAAGCAGAAGGCGAGGATATTACTTCCAAATTGAAGAGACTCAAGGTCTACAAAGAGCTCATCAACCTTGCAATGATATTCACGATATTCTGGTTCTTGGGTACATTCTATCGGTTTCTAATCGAATTTGGATTGTTTCCGGTCATGGATAGAATCGCCTGGATTCTCGTGAGGGCAAGTACTTGA
- a CDS encoding 3-isopropylmalate dehydratase large subunit: MGLTLAEKLLGNHTQSGTAAAGETVIADVDFLMVNEALARIIPVLENMEVNKVWNANRMLVANDHWSPAPDANTAEMHRRIREFVKEQNIAHFCDVNCGIAHQVMAEKGFVKPGDLIIGSDSHSTTYGAFNAFSTGFASTDSAIVAATGRNWFRVPESIRIDIIGKLSDRVMSKDLILKILTELGPDGANYQSLEFHGPVVDSMSVASRMTMCNMAVEAGAKCAPMKINPAVRKWMHSRPPKAKWSPVEPDEDAEYVDTLTFDLEEEPLEPIVATPYSPSNGKMVSEVEGTPVDQAFIGSCTNGRFEDLKIAAEIVEGKQADRDTRFIVTPASTKVYLEAMRAGILETLICAGAVITNSTCGACIGGHLGVLGKGEVAISSTNRNFRGRMGHPDSLVYLASPTTVAASALEGKITDPRRL; this comes from the coding sequence TTGGGCCTTACACTAGCTGAGAAGTTGCTTGGAAATCATACTCAATCGGGAACTGCCGCAGCTGGTGAGACAGTTATTGCTGATGTTGATTTCCTGATGGTGAACGAAGCACTGGCAAGAATCATTCCGGTTCTTGAAAATATGGAAGTCAACAAGGTCTGGAATGCGAATCGGATGCTTGTTGCAAATGATCATTGGTCACCAGCACCAGATGCAAATACTGCCGAGATGCATCGTAGAATACGGGAATTTGTCAAAGAACAAAATATAGCACACTTCTGTGACGTTAACTGCGGCATAGCACATCAGGTCATGGCTGAAAAGGGATTCGTAAAGCCAGGAGACTTGATTATCGGATCGGATTCCCACTCTACAACTTACGGTGCATTCAACGCGTTTTCAACTGGGTTTGCATCTACAGATAGTGCCATTGTAGCTGCTACTGGTCGAAACTGGTTTCGAGTACCTGAGTCCATTCGCATTGATATTATTGGCAAACTATCGGACAGAGTCATGAGCAAAGATTTGATTCTCAAGATACTGACTGAACTCGGGCCTGATGGTGCAAATTATCAATCACTTGAGTTTCATGGTCCTGTGGTTGATTCCATGTCCGTGGCATCACGGATGACCATGTGTAATATGGCGGTGGAGGCAGGAGCGAAATGCGCTCCAATGAAAATCAATCCAGCAGTCCGCAAGTGGATGCATTCTAGGCCCCCTAAAGCCAAATGGTCGCCGGTAGAACCCGATGAGGATGCAGAGTACGTTGATACTCTGACGTTTGACCTCGAGGAAGAACCGCTTGAACCTATTGTTGCAACACCATATAGTCCTTCTAATGGAAAGATGGTCTCAGAGGTGGAGGGAACACCAGTTGATCAGGCTTTCATCGGTTCATGTACTAATGGAAGATTCGAGGATTTGAAGATTGCAGCGGAGATTGTTGAGGGCAAGCAAGCTGATCGCGATACTAGATTCATAGTTACACCGGCAAGCACCAAGGTATACCTTGAAGCAATGCGAGCTGGCATTCTTGAGACTCTCATATGTGCAGGTGCTGTGATTACTAACTCCACATGTGGAGCATGCATTGGTGGACATTTGGGTGTCCTTGGCAAGGGTGAAGTAGCCATTTCAAGCACGAATCGTAATTTCAGAGGGCGCATGGGACATCCGGATTCTCTTGTCTATCTCGCCTCTCCTACAACAGTTGCTGCAAGCGCATTGGAAGGAAAGATTACTGATCCGAGGAGGCTCTAA